In Gracilinanus agilis isolate LMUSP501 chromosome 1, AgileGrace, whole genome shotgun sequence, the sequence ATACCATACTGCttgaaagaggaaagaagcaaaTTATTTTCTCTTGCCTGCCTCCATAGTAATTTGTCACCCTCTTAAAAATTTGTTTGTCAAGGAAATTTCACTTgccattttcaatttttaatgggataaatattttgaaattgtaTAATATAGTTGTTGCCAGCAAAGTATTTGCCAAAACCTTATGCTGCAAAGCTTTATACTTTTTATATGAAGTCATCAGCTAGGTGGAGGCAGTGAGATGACTCAATGTATAGAGTTCTGGGCCAGAAATTGCATGGTCccaagtccaaatccagcctcagacattcactagctatgtgaatctgggtaagttacttagccTCTGCTAGCCTAatccactagaaaaggaaatggcagcctctctaggatctttgctaagaaaaccccatactGAATCAGGAAGAATTGGTCATGACTGAAGAACTTCATTTAGGTAGTTAGATAGACTTTAGCTGATTACAGTCATCCTAAAGAGTGTCAGTAAATCTCAATGCCTTAAAGAGTGGGTGGGGGTAGTTCTCTAGCAATAGGTCATATATAGGGTCTATACTTAGCTCTGCTGTCAACACAAATTTTCAGCATCTTGAGGATCTGGATTCCTAACATAAAAGACATGCTATTCACATTAGAATGTGATGACCCAGAACTAACAGGGGGAAATGGTGGCATTACATTGTTTATTTTAGTTCCAAGAAgaaatttgaagcatttttttagaAGCCACTTTTTCTAGGCAGCCACATGGCACAGGGAATTGAGTGCTGGGCCTTTTTTTTAGGAATACCCAAAGTCACATCCAGCTTTGGACACTTActggccatgtgaccttgggcaaatcacttaacctcctgtTTGCCccaggttcctcaactgtaaaatggggataatagtatctTGGGCTCTTAGTACTGTTTTTGGTCCATAGTAGGCAAATGTTAACTGTAATTTACTGTTATACTTCACACAGAAAGTGGGTAATGTCTGTGGTAGGGGGCAGGGAGAAAGACTAAGTCTGACAGTGGCTTCTATAGGAAAAGAACTATTTTAACTGTCTAACCATAGTAATAGAGAGACAATGTAGTATAATGGTTAATGGGCCAGTCCTGAAGTCATAAAAGACCTGGGTTATTTAAGTCCTTTGTTTTATCACAGATTTGCTGAGAGACCAAGAGAATGGACAGATCACTAAACCTCTCAGTGCCCTAGACAGCTCTCTTAAGAATGTAagttagagggcagctgggtagctcagaggattgagagtcaggcttagagaggggaggtcctaggttcaaatccggcctcagacacttcccagctgtgtgaccctgggcgagtcacttgacccccattgcccacccttaccactcttccaccaaggagccaatacacagaagttaagggtttaaaaaaaaaaaagaatgtaaattagaggagcaactagatggcatagtggatagggtctggagccaggaggacctggatttagacacttctagctgtgtgaccctggacaaatcacttaaccttgttcacctagcccttactgctcttctttcatAGAACTGATAtttggacagaaggtaagagtttaaaaaaacaaaacaatcctttcTTTATAATTAAAACTGCCCAGTAGTGGAGTTGGCTAGCCATATAGCAATGAAGTTACCCCCATGAGTGTTTTGTAGGACCTCTACACCGCTACTGTGTTAGGGACAAAGTAGAGGAGTTCTTGGTTTCGGCTTTCCAGAGCTTATCATCTGGCTGAAAAGACAGTGCGTGTATACTCAGGAAGAGCTAAACAATGTAAGGTAATGTAGGATCAAATAGATTATAGTTGGACAGACAATAAATGTTATATGTTTTTCAAAAGACAGCACTGTACCAGAGCAACCAAAGAGCACCTTCTGTCCCTGCTGAAGAGACATTCTGTTGCCTAGGCAGCAGGCACCCAACAATGTGCTGCTGCCAGACAGGGACAGAGTCAATTTGTAGAACTTTTAATGCTGGCGAGAACCTTAGGAtctaccccttcattttacaaatgaaggaactgaggtttAGAAAGGTTAAAGGACATTCTAATGGTTATAAAAAAAACCAGTTAAGTCTACAGTGGCTGGGAGAATATGGCACCAATGTGGCATGAAGTTCTGGAACCAAGTGGAAATCTGACTGAATGGTGATAAATAGCCAATTTTCTGTTAAAATAAACTCCCATTTGCCCTTGGAGAATTGAATTTCCTTGTTAATTGAATATCTTGGTTAATGAAGAATTAAAATACTACTTTAAAattaatggataattttgaaagaGCTAGATTAATGTTGAAAACTACCTAACTTGAGTCTTTAATTCAAGAGATACTTCAGGGTTTTGTGGTGTCAACATCGCTTATATATACTGTAAGAGGGAAGGTGTAGGAGATTCTTTTTTACTTGAATCCTGTGAGATATCCTGTaagatggttttttttaaactcctcaTGATATTTTTAGCTCTGGTAAGAGAATTTTGATAGATAACATCACCAACATTGAGGTCTTACTTAGAACACAGCCATTTAATTAACTCACCCTCAAAACAATGCTGATCACTTACTAGACTTTTGAGTTCCATAAAATGTGAGTTGTTTTGCTCTACTATGAACTTATGCTATCTTTAACAGTATACAATAGAAACAAACTACTCGCCTGGATTAGAACTGaactctttatttcattttatgattGGGAATAAATTGAACATTGACCTGATAGCCATAATGTAAGAGGtcttaattgttttcatttctttatagtACAGTAGACATTTTCCTAAACAACCTATAGAAATGTAATGTCAAGGATCTCCTAGATTCTACAGTAGCTGCATGGATAGGATATGTTCTAAATAAtagaatttttatataatattttattccttCATGTAATATTTAAGAtaattgattgaatgattaaGAAAATCACTTCATAGGTTTAcatattcttttgaaaattaggCTATTAGTTACTAAAGtaagattttgtttattttttttgctttctaaaGCTCTTTCACCATGCCTGGGTCCCTCCCTTTGAATGCAGAAGCCTGTTGGCCAAAAGATGTGGGAATTGTTGCCCTGGAGATCTATTTTCCTTCTCAGTATGTTGATCAAGTAGAGTTGGAAAAGTATGATGGTGTTGATGCTGGAAAGTATACCATTGGCTTAGGCCAAGCCAAAATGGGTTTCTGTACAGATCGAGAGGATATCAACTCATTGTGCTTGACTGTAGTGCAGAATCTTATGGAGAGAAACAATCTTTCCTATGATTGCATTGGAAGGCTAGAAGTTGGAACAGAGACAATCATCGATAAGTCCAAGTCAGTGAAGACAAATTTAATGCAACTATTTGAAGAATCAGGAAATACAGATATAGAAGGAATCGATACAACCAACGCATGCTATGGAGGCACTGCTGCAGTTTTCAACGCTGTTAACTGGATAGAATCTAGTTCCTGGGATGGTACGTCATGTGTCCCTTAGCTAGGAAAACTCTTTGTATTTGGCAAATAGTCCTTGTTACCTTTTTTTATAGAAAAAGTGCCTGCAAGATTGTTTTTTTAACCAGTTACTGTTTTAATACATTAAGAATGATTACTACAAATTTTTTAGCTCATGTGACTTACAGAGTTGATTCAGTTGGACAAAATGGGCATTTAAATGTTTTAACAGCAACGTTATTTCTAAAATGACTGACTTctttgggaaattttatttttgtaatgtaGAGAGTAGATAGGTTGAAATGTATGTAAGCTTTGTGATACTGATCATCTTTGAagctaacttttaaaaatcatgttgCAGGACGTTATGCTCTGGTGGTTGCAGGAGATATTGCTGTATATGCCACAGGAAATGCTAGACCAACAGGAGGAGCTGGAGCTGTGGCTATGTTAATTGGCCCAAATGCACCTTTAATTTTAGAGCGAGGTGAGTCTCTTTTGGGGGAAGAAAGCAAGTTAACTTTTGTAGTGGTTTGAAGCTGAATGAAGTATGTCTGCCTACCTGGTAGAGTAACTTTTGtccctaaatgttttttttttaaatttctcctttataACTCTGAACTTGATAAGCATTAACAAGCAcaaacatttccacattcaaagaacagtAAAAAGAGGACCACATGAAACTGTGAATCTCTTACATatggcttttaaaatatatttcaaatttaacatggtagttcCAACACTGCTTTGTTTCTCTGGGTtccatgatacattttcttttgctcttatttgttggatatatattttttaattcaaagatactctattttcccaattacatataataataattttcaacatgtgctttccaaaattataagatcaataccatcttcttctctcccttcctccccccactcAGAGATGTAAGCAACTTGATCTGGGCCATAAATTCATTAGCATAcaaaatacttccatattggtcactgttgtaaaatTTGTGCCTAAATGTTAATGGTTATGATGACTCATTtcctttaaaagaatttttaaaaattttagttccTTTAAAAGtgttattaaatgcttactatatgccaaacaggatgataaataaatgaagtctgaatttttttccattttttttttaaacccttaacttctgtgaatcggctcctaggtggaagagtggtaagggtgggcagtgggggtcaagtgacttgcccagggtcacacagctgggaagtgtctgaggccggatttgaacctaggatctcccatctctaggcctgactctcaatccactgagctacccagctgcccctgaagtctgaatttttttttttaaacccttgtacttttcggtgtattgtctcataggtggaagagtggtaagggtgggcaatgggggtcaagtgacttgcccagggtcacacagctgggaagtggctgaggccggatttgaacctaggacctcctgtctctaggcctgactctcactccactgagctacctagctgccccctgaagtctgaatttttaaaacccttaccctctgtcttagaatcaatactattgattGTATCAAAGTATCAATTCTTAGGCAGAAATGTGGaaggctagacagttggggttaagtgtcttgcccagggccacaaagctaggaagtgtctgaggtcagatttgaatccagggtgttctatctccagacctggctccctACCCACTGAGCTACTTAACTACCCTTGGGAATCTGTTTGATAAAATCTTTCAGTTAGGTATTCAATTGACTTCACTTCTTTCAAGTGAGGCAAATTGTTATCTCTCCAGTAAATACATTAATGGTACTACAAAGTGAATATTTGGTCTAATTCTTGGGAATGATATACTTCATGGAGTTCATATCAAGATTCATATACATACTAGGGTGAGTGGTTTTAGAAAGTCTCCTGTTGATATTCTGTCTCTTAAAACATAAATTACAAGAAGTGGAAACAtgtcattttatttctatcttaGGACTTCGTGGGACACACATGCAACATGCTTATGACTTTTACAAGCCTGATATGCTATCTGAATATCCCGTAGTTGATGGTAAACTCTCTATACAGTGCTATCTCAGTGCATTAGATCGCTGTTATGCTGTCTACCGAAACAAGATTCGTGCCAAATGGCAGAAAGgtatgctttatttttattggGCTTGTGTGCCTATTGTAACACAACAATAAACATGATTTGGAGGCCAAAAGATGAATGAGTTTATAAAATAGTATCATACTATCTGGATTTCTAAAATCAAATGTCCTTTGATGATGTAGAGCACTGTATGAGACACTAGCAATCCTCCTGTATTTGACTCTGTGATTTAAtatagggatatatatatatatatatatatatatatatatatatatataatatttatttttcatcacaAGGGAACTGCTGTAGGTTGAATATTCCTTATAATatgtagaataaaaagaaatcatgatGCATTTTATTCTTAACATGCTTTTAGGAGCATGATGTTTAATGAACATCTCTATGTGCATCTAATACCcaagataaatattttataatgttaatTGCTATTTTCCATTGTACtgtggttaaaaaacaaaaagctgaGATCAAGTTCCCCTAATATGTTAGCCAAAATCTAGAATTAGTGACATcccaaattcatattttttggtGCCACTTTTCTATTTCAGAGGGAAATGATAGAGATTTTACCTTGAATGACTTTGGCTTCATGATTTTTCATTCACCATACTGTAAACTGGTTCAGAAGTCTCTAGCTCGGTTGTTGCTGAATGACTTCCTCAGTGACCAAAACAGAGACAAAAGTAGCATATATAATGGCCTGGAGGCCTTTGGGTAAGAGAAgttattactttttttccttttatgttagAACATTTGTAGCTTCAGGAATATACTCCAGTACTAGGTTTCCGAATCTGCTTTCTTTACTCTATATCACTTTGTATGTCTTAACCATTAGACTATTTTCATGTTCTATATTTTTTCAGCTCctctgttcatatattttcttgattgattttttacctTAACTATTCACTGGAAATTCTTCCTTTAATTTGACACTGAACACCCATTATTTTTTTAGGAGGTAAATAGCTTCCTTATTATTTatagctgtatttttttttaattccctacCTCTCAGATCTTTGTGTCTCCATTGGCTGTTTTTGCCAAGAACTCAGTTAATGCTCAagacttttctcatttttctgctCTGCTATTGCTTTTGTAAATCACTCCCAAAACAGTTTCTCTAACCTTGACTTCTTACCTGTGTTTTCAGTTGTCTGAAGGGCCCTGGGATTTGTGTATCTGAGGTCAAGTCAGATTTCATCACATCTCAAAAGAatcttgttccttccttccccattctcCTAAACCAAGATTGACTTGCTTTCCACAGTACTCCATTTGCCAGTAGTATTACTGCCCTTCTAGTCTATTTTAGAACTCTTTGAATCATTTTTGGTAGTTCCCCACATTAGAGGAAGTCATAGAATGATAGAACTGGGAAATACTAAGAGAACCATCTATATCTGTTACCtttgatgagaaaactgtggtACAGATGTTGTGGTCTGCCAAAGTTTATGTAACTTCTTGGGTTGATAatatgctctttctactatattccCACTGTCAACTATCTCCCAAATTCTGTTCCCCACTGCCTTCACTTTCTCCTGCTCACAGTGCCAAATCAGTCTCTTATACAGTTGTTATCATGTTCTTTTCTTGATCAAGAATCCAAAATGACTCTTTTGTTGCTTACTCAGGACTGACTTCCTCTACCCAATTTTAAAGTCTTCCATAAGTCTGGCATTCCACTCAATTTCAATTTTCAACTATTATTTGACATATACTTTGCCTTTTATTCATACTATCCTTTCCACTTAGAATGCTTTCTTCACTCTTTTCCTACCCATGGTTTTGAAGCCCATCTCATATCTCTTACAACATGGgcatttctgaatttttcatatcaTGCCAGGCTTTTTGTTGTTTCTAACATCAGTTCCATTCTTTATAGTTGGTACCACACCATCATTATTCTCTAAGTGTTTCATATATCTTATGCCTCTGATCATATCTTATAGCTAAACCCCATAACGTCATTGGTGAGACATAGATACGttctaataaatgctttgttgttTGTGTTAAACAGAAAAACAATGTATTGAATTTTAGTCAGGACTATTTTCTAACATACTCTTCTGAGActgtatttttaatagaattaaatCTATTTCTAAACTTTGCTTTCTTCATAGGGATGTTAAACTAGAAGATACCTACTTTGATAGAGATGTGGAAAAGGCATTTATGAAGGCCAGTGCTGAACTCTTTAATCAGAAAACCAAAGCATCTTTGCTTGTTTCCAATCAGAACGGAAATATGTATACACCTTCAGTGTATGGCTCCCTTGCCTCTGTCCTAGCACAGTAAGCAttaattctagttttttttttaaattgactaaATCAGGATGGCCATTTATGATGTTATAAAGTCATATGTCTTTGCTTCTTTGTTGTCCTCGGAAAAGCACATCTATTGTCTACTCTTGCTTTTAGACACTTTATTGTCTAAAATCTGAATATAGCCACTTAATTGCTTATAAATCCTTAGAAAGAGTGAACTCAAGTGTCCATATTGGGTATAGAATGATAAAATTGTGTTTCgtggagccaaaaaaaaaaaagttagcacATGTAATAGAAAGACTAATCTTTGTCCCCTAGGAGTAACTTGAtttagaattgtttttttctctaatcaatggcaGTTAATTTGAAGTCTTAAAGATTGGTGTGGGTAGAAAATCTGGGAAATGGGCTACAAATGGAATAAGAAAGAAACTCCAagacactaaaaaaaaaacaaaaaaccatcaGCTCAAATTCAGCCCAGCTATCTGTGTTACTTTAATGTTAGAACAACAAAAGATTGAATACTGAATAGTATGAAACTATTACTACGTTCTGAAGCACTCATGATCATATATAACACCCCATGCCTGCTTTTCTGACTTATTCATTCTTGGCCTTTATTGAACATCGGAGCTTGCCAGATGAGAGCATAACTGATTTTTAGAGTATAATAATTTACTTAGCTTTGTGGCACTAAGTATTCAGTTTTTAACAAGTCAGTGttagaaattttcattttcaatttgtcTGCCCTGATATCACAATATTAAATTCAGTTAATAAATTTGTGGATATGAACATTTTGCCCATATTTTTGATTCCCACTTAACTCTTTGGGGACAACTGTGATTTGCTAATAGGTTTTTTTTCTGCTATATTAGGTTCACACCTCAGCAATTGGCAGGTCAAAGGATTGGAGTCTTTTCCTATGGGTCAGGTTTTGCTGCTACATTATATTCCCTTAAAGTTACACAAGATGCCACACCTGGTaagtatttaatttgtttttaaaatgttgcctACTCTAAGGTTAACTTGGTTTGAAAAACACTTGTCTACTTTAAATTGTTTCCTAAAGCAGTTGTGTGGCGTTGA encodes:
- the HMGCS1 gene encoding hydroxymethylglutaryl-CoA synthase, cytoplasmic isoform X1, which encodes MPGSLPLNAEACWPKDVGIVALEIYFPSQYVDQVELEKYDGVDAGKYTIGLGQAKMGFCTDREDINSLCLTVVQNLMERNNLSYDCIGRLEVGTETIIDKSKSVKTNLMQLFEESGNTDIEGIDTTNACYGGTAAVFNAVNWIESSSWDGRYALVVAGDIAVYATGNARPTGGAGAVAMLIGPNAPLILERGLRGTHMQHAYDFYKPDMLSEYPVVDGKLSIQCYLSALDRCYAVYRNKIRAKWQKEGNDRDFTLNDFGFMIFHSPYCKLVQKSLARLLLNDFLSDQNRDKSSIYNGLEAFGDVKLEDTYFDRDVEKAFMKASAELFNQKTKASLLVSNQNGNMYTPSVYGSLASVLAQFTPQQLAGQRIGVFSYGSGFAATLYSLKVTQDATPGSALDKITMSLCDLKTRLDSRTCVAPDVFAENMKLREETHHLVNYIPQGSVDALFEGSWYLVRVDEKHRRTYARRPSPNDGTLDAGAGLVHSNTAAEHIPSPAKKVPRLPATTAEPEAATISNGDH
- the HMGCS1 gene encoding hydroxymethylglutaryl-CoA synthase, cytoplasmic isoform X2, which codes for MPGSLPLNAEACWPKDVGIVALEIYFPSQYVDQVELEKYDGVDAGKYTIGLGQAKMGFCTDREDINSLCLTVVQNLMERNNLSYDCIGRLEVGTETIIDKSKSVKTNLMQLFEESGNTDIEGIDTTNACYGGTAAVFNAVNWIESSSWDGLRGTHMQHAYDFYKPDMLSEYPVVDGKLSIQCYLSALDRCYAVYRNKIRAKWQKEGNDRDFTLNDFGFMIFHSPYCKLVQKSLARLLLNDFLSDQNRDKSSIYNGLEAFGDVKLEDTYFDRDVEKAFMKASAELFNQKTKASLLVSNQNGNMYTPSVYGSLASVLAQFTPQQLAGQRIGVFSYGSGFAATLYSLKVTQDATPGSALDKITMSLCDLKTRLDSRTCVAPDVFAENMKLREETHHLVNYIPQGSVDALFEGSWYLVRVDEKHRRTYARRPSPNDGTLDAGAGLVHSNTAAEHIPSPAKKVPRLPATTAEPEAATISNGDH